One part of the Rattus rattus isolate New Zealand chromosome 14, Rrattus_CSIRO_v1, whole genome shotgun sequence genome encodes these proteins:
- the Il9 gene encoding interleukin-9, whose amino-acid sequence MFVTYVLASALLFGSVLGQRCSTSWGIQHTSYLIENLKDDPSSKCSCSANVTSCLCLPIPSDDCTTPCFQEGMSQVTNATQQSKFSPFFFRVKRIVETLKSNKCQFFSCEKPCNQTTAGDTVSFLKSLLKTFQKSEVQVQRSRP is encoded by the exons atgtTTGTGACATACGTCCTTGCCTCTGCTTTGCTCTTTGGGTCTGTGCTGGGCCAGAGATGCAGCACCTCCTGGGGCATCCAACACACCTCTTACCTTATTGAAAACCTGAAG GACGACCCATCATCAAAATGCAGCTGCAGTGCCAAC GTGACCAGCTGCTTGTGCCTCCCCATCCCATCC GATGATTGTACCACACCGTGCTTCCAGGAGGGAATGTCACAGGTGACCAATGCCACCCAGCAATCAAAATTCTCACCTTTTTTCTTTCGGGTGAAAAGGATAGTTGAAACCCTAAAGAGCAACAAGTGTCAG TTTTTCTCCTGTGAAAAGCCGTGCAACCAGACCACAGCAGGCGACACCGTGTCATTTCTGAAGAGTCTCCTGAAGACCTTCCAGAAGTCAGAGGTGCAAGTGCAGAGAAGCCGGCCGTGA